A part of Rhinatrema bivittatum chromosome 16, aRhiBiv1.1, whole genome shotgun sequence genomic DNA contains:
- the LOC115077305 gene encoding olfactory receptor 6F1-like, translated as MPAYNQTPVTEFILLGFPGSREVQILYFVIFLVIYILTITTNSIIIAIVSTDPHLHSPMYFFLSNFAFLEICYTTTTIPKMLSSFLTGNKAISYRSCIAQLCSFYVMASMEYILLTVMAFDRYVAICYPLQYGTIMNSGLCKRLAIGSWSSGFLNGLILSIPGFLFSFYGSNKIDHFFCDFMPLVKLASSDTVAMGIIFIYDAWFLVLSSLLLIAVSYCYIILTILRLPSATGRKKAFSTCASHLAVVLIFFGTVIFFYLRLNPMQSFEVDKAVALIFLTITPLLNPLIYSLRNKEVLNALRRAWGKISS; from the coding sequence ATGCCGGCCTATAATCAAACACCTGTTACAGAATTCATACTCCTTGGGTTCCCCGGCTCACGGGAGGTACAGATATTATACTTTGTGATATTTCTGGTCATTTATATCCTGACCATCACAACAAACAGCATCATAATAGCCATAGTAAGCACTGATCCACACCTTCACAGTCCCATGTATTTCTTCCTAAGTAATTTTGCCTTCCTGGAAATCTGCTACACAACAACAACCATCCCGAAAATGCTCTCTAGCTTCCTAACAGGGAACAAAGCCATTTCCTACAGAAGCTGCATTGCACAGCTGTGTTCCTTTTATGTCATGGCATCCATGGAGTATATCTTGCTAACAGTAATGGCATTTGATCGATATGTCGCTATATGCTACCCCCTGCAGTACGGCACTATCATGAACAGTGGACTTTGTAAGCGGTTGGCAATTGGATCCTGGTCGAGTGGTTTTCTTAATGGATTGATCCTGTCAATCCCAGGATTCTTGTTCTCTTTTTACGGGTCCAATAAAATTGACCATTTCTTTTGTGATTTCATGCCGCTTGTGAAGCTGGCTTCTTCAGATACAGTTGCCATGGGAATTATTTTCATTTACGATGCATGGTTTTTAGTGTTGAGTTCTCTCCTCCTCATAGCCGTATCTTACTGCTACATTATCCTGACCATACTCCGACTCCCTTCTGCCACAGGACGGAagaaggccttctccacctgcgcTTCCCACCTCGCTGTGGTTCTGATCTTCTTTGGTACAGTTATTTTCTTCTATCTGAGGCTGAATCCCATGCAGTCCTTTGAAGTTGATAAGGCAGTGGCTTTGATTTTCTTAACTATAACTCCACTCTTAAACCCCTTGATCTACAGCCTTAGAAACAAAGAGGTGCTCAATGCCTTAAGAAGGGCATGGGGTAAGATCTCCAGCTGA